Proteins found in one Gammaproteobacteria bacterium genomic segment:
- a CDS encoding acylneuraminate cytidylyltransferase family protein codes for MSFKKKNILAVIPARGGSKGIPRKNLRHIHGKSLISHASDCVNQLNWIDAVILSSDDDEICEHAKELNIDVPFTRPEELSTDDAKSIDVWRHAWLYCEDYYSKSFDISVLLEPTSPMRTPEDITNAVTLLIEQNSFSVASVSKTPGHYTPHKTLQLSDSGFINSYLEGGIKYSIRQQIPDFFHRNGICYATTRNSLIDNYNLMEKQCIPLVIERPVVNIDEEIDLKLAEVLLNELYNKL; via the coding sequence ATGTCATTCAAGAAAAAAAATATTCTTGCTGTCATACCAGCACGTGGTGGCAGTAAAGGCATACCTCGAAAAAATCTACGTCATATTCATGGTAAATCTTTAATTTCACATGCTTCAGATTGCGTCAACCAGCTAAACTGGATAGATGCAGTAATCCTCAGCTCTGATGATGATGAAATTTGCGAACATGCAAAAGAATTAAATATAGACGTACCATTTACTCGCCCTGAAGAATTATCTACCGATGATGCAAAGTCGATTGATGTATGGAGACACGCCTGGTTATATTGCGAAGATTATTATAGTAAAAGCTTCGATATTTCTGTGTTGTTAGAACCAACCAGCCCGATGAGAACACCAGAAGATATTACCAACGCTGTTACATTACTGATAGAACAAAACTCTTTCAGCGTTGCAAGCGTCAGCAAAACACCAGGACACTATACCCCACACAAAACTTTACAATTATCTGATTCAGGTTTTATTAACTCATACTTAGAAGGTGGAATTAAATACTCTATCCGCCAACAAATCCCTGATTTTTTTCATCGTAATGGCATCTGTTATGCAACAACACGAAACAGTTTAATAGACAACTATAATTTAATGGAGAAGCAATGCATCCCTCTTGTAATTGAACGCCCTGTGGTAAATATCGATGAAGAAATTGATTTAAAGCTCGCAGAAGTACTTCTTAATGAGCTATATAATAAGCTATGA